From a region of the Branchiostoma floridae strain S238N-H82 chromosome 13, Bfl_VNyyK, whole genome shotgun sequence genome:
- the LOC118429241 gene encoding probable G-protein coupled receptor 139: MDPLHIANHVYYTVLAAFGLPANILSIWILVQRRKQPGERKSTSSLYLSALAIADSLVLTFIVIIERVVHSLILGSRVSFGLFCPWLIWLDYGAHNASIWIIVAYTTERFIAVHYPIWRHRVCKPSTAKANIAVVFALSYLFTLPHFFSEEPKTFVSGNATFFVCDLREDISAEYRLTLIWGQSTLSFFLPFVFIIVQNGMIIHRLRGLRRVQTSVTMCGNNGLKHSGPAVERDDNSEASNSRRAQNIMPCEALPSQPLRESPRLEPTQGTRPRSDTDIETQERPRLLTTGSVANPRQARAKVSTITNIQLRPSTRISNKPVYILLAISSVFVLLWTPRLVYLLILRVNNIDRHGDLSWRLGSDISNMLGLLNSSINIFLYCFVDKRFRGDLMRILTCGRRQSAPVAANMLRNDTLCGDSIAPKH, translated from the coding sequence ATGGACCCGCTGCACATTGCGAACCACGTCTACTACACCGTGCTCGCAGCGTTCGGACTGCCCGCCAACATCCTGTCCATATGGATCCTGGTGCAGCGACGGAAGCAGCCTGGCGAGAGGAAGTCCACGTCCAGTCTTTACCTGTCTGCCCTGGCCATCGCCGACTCGCTTGTTCTGACCTTCATCGTTATCATAGAGCGGGTCGTTCACTCTTTGATCCTGGGCAGTCGAGTGTCCTTTGGTCTCTTCTGTCCGTGGCTGATATGGCTGGACTACGGTGCCCACAATGCATCCATATGGATCATCGTGGCCTACACGACCGAGCGCTTCATAGCCGTGCACTACCCCATATGGAGACACAGGGTGTGCAAGCCGTCCACAGCGAAGGCCAACATTGCTGTAGTGTTTGCGCTGTCTTACCTGTTCACTTTGCCTCACTTCTTCTCGGAGGAGCCCAAGACTTTTGTGAGTGGGAATGCCACATTTTTTGTGTGCGACCTCAGAGAAGACATATCAGCGGAGTACAGACTGACACTGATATGGGGACAGAGTACACTATCTTTCTTCCTCCCCTTTGTGTTCATTATAGTCCAGAACGGAATGATCATACATCGTCTCAGGGGACTCAGAAGAGTGCAAACCAGCGTAACCATGTGCGGAAACAATGGACTTAAACATTCAGGCCCTGCTGTTGAAAGAGATGACAACTCCGAAGCAAGTAACAGCAGAAGAGCACAGAATATAATGCCATGTGAGGCCCTCCCCTCTCAACCGCTGCGCGAGTCACCAAGGCTGGAACCTACTCAAGGCACCAGACCGAGATCTGATACTGATATTGAGACACAGGAAAGACCAAGGCTGCTAACCACTGGCAGTGTAGCAAACCCAAGACAGGCTCGTGCAAAAGTTTCCACAATTACAAACATACAGCTACGACCATCGACCCGCATATCCAACAAGCCTGTATACATCCTCCTCGCCATCAGCTCGGTCTTCGTCCTGCTGTGGACGCCAcgacttgtttatttgttgatcTTGCGCGTAAACAACATCGACAGGCACGGAGATCTCTCCTGGAGGTTGGGCTCAGACATCTCCAACATGTTGGGCCTGCTGAACTCCTCCATCAACATCTTCCTGTACTGTTTTGTAGACAAGCGGTTCCGTGGGGACCTCATGAGGATCCTAACCTGCGGACGGAGGCAGTCAGCACCAGTGGCGGCAAACATGCTACGAAATGACACCCTCTGCGGTGACAGCATTGCTCCGAAACACTGA
- the LOC118428812 gene encoding uncharacterized protein LOC118428812 isoform X1, which yields MACMTAVCERGEKTCSGAHGTAISRWQLACVCLSVVAITLSLFTLFWMHKIVQDLGQNCGCEVRERADEGHSASVASISGSSGLQDVGTRDIEPDTDLVRRDADDEEDEAQSRIKRAKGNRDKRKFCKKVTNCMKNDTDTYGFFDALTVIGELRQNVTQEVQKLLTRSYIHRVRPDDVEMLGTFKDVQGGETVLSVKVAPGDIAERSGDEGTTTIQGGGLYLVYGQLTYNRQMKGKRLSYNGPMIVIYDKNGNSDRFLSCLQPYPVNTTGIPTSCFTAGVVPLQQGMRINLTASVMGEIYIDDDKTFLGAVKLAELPAVPSDGG from the exons ATGGCTTGCATGACGGCTGTGTGCGAGAGAGGGGAGAAGACGTGTTCTGGGGCCCATGGCACTGCCATCTCGAGGTGGCAGCTCGCATGTGTTTGCCTCAGCGTGGTCGCCATTACCCTCTCTCTTTTCACGCTGTTTTGGATGCACAAAATCGTGCAGGATTTGGGACAAAATTGCGGCTGTGAGGTGCGGGAGCGTGCGGACGAGGGACACTCTGCGTCGGTCGCTTCAATCTCCGGATCGTCGGGCCTACAAGACGTCGGGACCCGCGACATCGAGCCGGACACAGAC TTGGTCAGACGTGACGCGGACGACGAGGAGGATGAAGCGCAAAGTCGAATCAAAAGAGCTAAAG GAAACAGAGACAAGAGGAAATTTTGCAAGAAAGTGACTAATTGTATGAAAAACG ACACGGACACTTACGGCTTCTTCGATGCACTTACAGTGATCGGAGAACTCCGACAGAACGTCACACAGGAGGTCCAAAAGCTGCTCACG AGGAGCTACATCCACCGTGTCCGCCCTGACG ATGTTGAAATGCTTGGCACCTTCAAAGACGTACAGGGAGGCG AAACGGTGTTGAGTGTGAAAGTTGCCCCTGGAGACATCGCTGAGCGCTCTGGGGACGAGGGAACGACCACCATTCAAGGCGGCGGTCTCTATCTCGTATATGGCCAG CTTACCTACAACAGACAGATGAAAGGAAAACGGCTTAGCTATAACGGACCTATGATTGTGATCTATGACAAGAACGGAAACTCAGACAGGTTTCTGAGTTGCCTGCAGCCGTATCCCGTGAACACCACTGGCATCCCCACATCGTGCTTCACTGCGGGTGTGGTACCTCTACAACAGGGCATGAGGATCAACTTGACAGCATCCGTCATGGGGGAAATCTACATCGACGACGATAAGACCTTCCTTGGGGCTGTTAAGTTGGCGGAGCTACCTGCTGTACCAAGCGATGGAGGATAG
- the LOC118428812 gene encoding uncharacterized protein LOC118428812 isoform X2, which translates to MACMTAVCERGEKTCSGAHGTAISRWQLACVCLSVVAITLSLFTLFWMHKIVQDLGQNCGCEVRERADEGHSASVASISGSSGLQDVGTRDIEPDTDLVRRDADDEEDEAQSRIKRAKGNRDKRKFCKKVTNCMKNVIGELRQNVTQEVQKLLTRSYIHRVRPDDVEMLGTFKDVQGGETVLSVKVAPGDIAERSGDEGTTTIQGGGLYLVYGQLTYNRQMKGKRLSYNGPMIVIYDKNGNSDRFLSCLQPYPVNTTGIPTSCFTAGVVPLQQGMRINLTASVMGEIYIDDDKTFLGAVKLAELPAVPSDGG; encoded by the exons ATGGCTTGCATGACGGCTGTGTGCGAGAGAGGGGAGAAGACGTGTTCTGGGGCCCATGGCACTGCCATCTCGAGGTGGCAGCTCGCATGTGTTTGCCTCAGCGTGGTCGCCATTACCCTCTCTCTTTTCACGCTGTTTTGGATGCACAAAATCGTGCAGGATTTGGGACAAAATTGCGGCTGTGAGGTGCGGGAGCGTGCGGACGAGGGACACTCTGCGTCGGTCGCTTCAATCTCCGGATCGTCGGGCCTACAAGACGTCGGGACCCGCGACATCGAGCCGGACACAGAC TTGGTCAGACGTGACGCGGACGACGAGGAGGATGAAGCGCAAAGTCGAATCAAAAGAGCTAAAG GAAACAGAGACAAGAGGAAATTTTGCAAGAAAGTGACTAATTGTATGAAAAACG TGATCGGAGAACTCCGACAGAACGTCACACAGGAGGTCCAAAAGCTGCTCACG AGGAGCTACATCCACCGTGTCCGCCCTGACG ATGTTGAAATGCTTGGCACCTTCAAAGACGTACAGGGAGGCG AAACGGTGTTGAGTGTGAAAGTTGCCCCTGGAGACATCGCTGAGCGCTCTGGGGACGAGGGAACGACCACCATTCAAGGCGGCGGTCTCTATCTCGTATATGGCCAG CTTACCTACAACAGACAGATGAAAGGAAAACGGCTTAGCTATAACGGACCTATGATTGTGATCTATGACAAGAACGGAAACTCAGACAGGTTTCTGAGTTGCCTGCAGCCGTATCCCGTGAACACCACTGGCATCCCCACATCGTGCTTCACTGCGGGTGTGGTACCTCTACAACAGGGCATGAGGATCAACTTGACAGCATCCGTCATGGGGGAAATCTACATCGACGACGATAAGACCTTCCTTGGGGCTGTTAAGTTGGCGGAGCTACCTGCTGTACCAAGCGATGGAGGATAG